In Haloarcula marismortui ATCC 43049, the sequence CGACCGCCGTGAACTGCCTTCCGACCGCTTTACGCGCCTATACGAGGAATTTACCGGATGATCTGCAATAACCACATACCGCTGCAAGTGACTGTGGAAGGTGGTGCAACGGTGACCAGCATTGCGGCGCTGATTACCTTTCTTGTGGCGACAGTGCTCGCCGTGCTCGTTACATATCGATTCCTGCAGGGATATCTCCAGTCGCGTTCTAGGCCCATTCTACTACTGGCCATCGGGATGTTCCTGCTGGCTCCAGCGCCAATGCTCCTCCGTCTCACTGCAGGGAATATTATCACTGTGACTACTCCAGTACGCGTTTTATCAACCACCGCGGTCGAAGCAATGGGACTGCTCGTTATCCTCGCAGTCATCTATCAGGGGGACCGATGACTGTGCTAGATACCCTCGCCACGGTTGGTGCAGCCGGGACTGCACTGCTTGGTATCGTTGTCGCGTCGTTGGCTTTCCGCGGCTACCGACGCAACGACAGTCCGGTGATGCGTGGGTTGGCAATCGGTATCGTGGCTATCGCTGTTGTTCCGTTCCTCGTCGTCGAGGTAGTTACCCCACTACTGCCGCTGACTGACGCACAGGCCCTTCTGGGCGCGACACTCTCACACACTATTGGTCTGCTTGCCATCTACCGGACGTTCAGTTCTAGTTAATAAATCTTTCCCACAGCTGTCAAACCTACAGCCATCAGTGTGTATATACCACCTATCCGGACCTCTGTCTACCCGTGAGACAGATGATGGAAACGACTGCAGGTGACACACTCCAGCAGTTCGTCACCGCACCGGTTCGTACAGCGACGTACAAGCGACTGCTCTACCTCCTGCTCGCGTTCCCGCTGGGGGTGGCTTACTTTGTTGCATTCACCACAGGGTCCTCCCTCGGCCTCGGGTTGGCATTCACACTGGTGGGCCTTCCGGTCTTGCTCGTGACGCTTGTCGCCACGACGGGAGCAGCCGGACTGGAAGCTCGCCTCGCAACGGTCCTGCTGGATCAAGAGGTGGCAACCCCTCCATCGCCACGAGAGACACTTGACTCCGATGACGGCTATCTTGCGGCAGTGTGGCGTTTTGCCACTGAACCGACCACTTGGACGAGCGTAGCGGTAGTCCTCCTGAAATTCGTGTACGGGATAGTGGCTTTCGTCGTCACTATCACCGGCACCGCGCTAGTCGGCACGCTGTTGGCCGCCCCTTTCGTCTACGACGATCCAGGAGTAAACTACCAGTTCGGACAGTACGCCGTCTCAACCCTTCCAGAGGCAATCGGTGTTGCCACCGTCGGTGTCGCCGGAATCTGGATACTGTGTAATGTCATCAACGTGGTTGCTGCGGCCGGCGGCCTCATGACCGATGCATTCCTCTCCGTCGGACGGGAGCGTGCGGCCTAATGACAAGTGCCACCACGCGATCATCGTCGGGCTCCGACGAAATGCACGCCGGACCGACGGCCGACGAACTACTGTCGTGTCTGGAAGACCAGTACACCCGCCAGATCGTGACTGCCTTGCAAGATGGCCCTATGCCAGCGCGTGATATCGTCGCGGCCTGTGACTGCTCACGACCGACGGTGTACCGTCGACTCAAGGAGCTGAAGGCAGCTACCGTCGTCACCACGGCGATGCGGTACGACCCGGACGGTCACCATCGGAAAGTATTCACACTCCAAGTCGACCAAATTACGCTTAAACTCCAGTCAGACGGGATTATCGTCCACACCTCGTAGTCCTGTCACAACTGCGTCGGGAAACGAGACGATTGTCCAGCTATCGGGTTTCCGGACCCGCAATTCGGTCATCAGTTCTTCTTCTCTCGGCAAGCAGTATCAGCACTCTGGCTGGCGTAGGGGCGATTTTGTGTCCCCCTCGGAGTCAGAGGAGATCGGAAAGCGCACACAGCCAAATGGGCAACCAAGGTACCTATCACCCGCTCCGCTCGTCCGTGCCGAAGCGGACAGACTCCTCTGGGAAACTCATCCTCCGTCCTCTGTATTCAGCAGCTGACTCCTGGCATCTTCTGGTGAGGTGGTCCGATCCGTACTGAATATATGGCCCGAGTCAGTCAGCAGAGAGGGTCACGATAGGCCGCAGAATAGTGAGAAATTTCTAAGAGGTTAGGTTTTGAATAGGTTCCCCTGCGGTATGCGATTTCGGCGGTCAACCAGTGTGGGACCGGAGCGGACTCAATCGGAGCGGTGCAATCGTGAGACTCCTGTCGTGGAACGTGCAAAGGTCTGTCCCGCCAGCGGGGAACAAAGACCGAATCAGAAGGCAGGTGTCGTTCATCGAGACTCAACGCGACGCTCGATACCACTACAGCAAACGCTTCGGCATCGCGTCGACCGATAGGTTGTTGAACAAGCGATAGCGACGACAGCGACACGAGACACGACGGTGAGGCTACTGTACATTGTGGTGAGTCTGCTGTTACAGAACGGGTGACGGTATCCTCACCACGAATACGTGGCGACGCCCCGCCGAGGCAGGCATCGCCTCTGGCGGTGGCCGGACAAGGAGTTCAGCAATATGATCTGCCGAGCAGCGTGGACGGCCCTCGCGGTGCGTCGGGCCGTCCCCGTAAATCGTCCCCAGACGATCGGTGCCACTGGTAGTCACCGACCGAGCAGCGTCTGCCTGAGTGGAAGCGCTGTCGCGTCGGCGGCTAAACGCCGCCAACAGCGACAGTTCGTGTCTTCGATCAACGCTCCTCGAGGGC encodes:
- a CDS encoding DUF7521 family protein produces the protein MTVLDTLATVGAAGTALLGIVVASLAFRGYRRNDSPVMRGLAIGIVAIAVVPFLVVEVVTPLLPLTDAQALLGATLSHTIGLLAIYRTFSSS
- a CDS encoding sensor domain-containing protein; protein product: MMETTAGDTLQQFVTAPVRTATYKRLLYLLLAFPLGVAYFVAFTTGSSLGLGLAFTLVGLPVLLVTLVATTGAAGLEARLATVLLDQEVATPPSPRETLDSDDGYLAAVWRFATEPTTWTSVAVVLLKFVYGIVAFVVTITGTALVGTLLAAPFVYDDPGVNYQFGQYAVSTLPEAIGVATVGVAGIWILCNVINVVAAAGGLMTDAFLSVGRERAA
- a CDS encoding winged helix-turn-helix domain-containing protein is translated as MTSATTRSSSGSDEMHAGPTADELLSCLEDQYTRQIVTALQDGPMPARDIVAACDCSRPTVYRRLKELKAATVVTTAMRYDPDGHHRKVFTLQVDQITLKLQSDGIIVHTS